A genome region from Balneolaceae bacterium includes the following:
- a CDS encoding ABC transporter ATP-binding protein — protein MINAKNLKKTYTTEEVETTALNNVNLEITEGEFCAIMGPSGCGKSTLLNIMGLLDNPTEGSYSFLGHEVADRSERERAQLRKGNIGFIFQSFNLIDELTVFENVELPLLYLGASSEERKEKSEAALERMNMMHRRNHFPQQLSGGQQQRVAIARAVVANAKLILADEPTGNLDSDHGDEVMKLLAELNEAGTTIVMVTHSPHDADYARRVIHLFDGHIVTENMQEGFHV, from the coding sequence ATGATCAACGCCAAAAACCTGAAGAAGACCTACACTACCGAGGAGGTGGAGACCACCGCCTTGAACAACGTCAACCTGGAGATCACCGAAGGGGAGTTCTGCGCCATCATGGGTCCCTCGGGATGCGGGAAATCCACCCTGCTGAACATCATGGGTCTGCTGGACAACCCCACCGAAGGGTCCTACTCTTTCCTGGGCCACGAGGTGGCCGACAGGTCCGAGCGTGAGCGCGCCCAGCTTCGCAAAGGAAACATTGGATTCATCTTCCAGAGCTTTAACCTGATTGACGAGCTGACCGTCTTTGAAAACGTGGAACTGCCGCTGCTCTACCTGGGCGCCTCTTCCGAGGAGCGCAAGGAGAAGTCCGAGGCCGCCCTGGAGCGCATGAACATGATGCATCGCCGCAACCACTTCCCCCAGCAGCTCTCCGGGGGTCAGCAGCAGCGCGTGGCCATTGCCCGTGCCGTGGTGGCCAACGCCAAACTGATCCTGGCCGATGAGCCCACCGGTAACCTGGACTCCGACCACGGCGACGAGGTGATGAAGCTGCTGGCCGAGCTGAACGAGGCGGGCACCACCATCGTGATGGTGACCCACTCCCCGCACGACGCCGACTACGCGCGCCGGGTGATTCACCTATTTGATGGCCACATTGTCACCGAAAACATGCAGGAAGGCTTCCACGTCTAG
- a CDS encoding efflux RND transporter periplasmic adaptor subunit: MPDYSDKDISSAGMDKKINKSYWTPKRIAMIVGGVAIVALFVYSFVFMDVRSTLNVDREKLTVSTIEQGTFQEFISQNGTVEPIRTTYIDAAEGGTVDQIYLQSGAMVEEGDTILTLNNPELELTIMQRTGGYYEQLNSLRDQRYNLERRLLNLQSQLANARHSLTETRNQYERDSTLYQEGAIPQAEFRRSRDDYRHQQEIFRLEQQSTRNDSVSTQNQLEDLQEEQRRVESYLEATQDNLDNLTVTAPVDGQLTMNEFNAGQSINRGTRIGQVDVLDSYKLRVNIDEYHLQRITTGLRGTWDFNGSTYVLEITRIYPTIENGQFQVEMQFVDQVPDGLRRGLTARIRLELGESAQALLLPKGGFFQTSGGNWVYLLSDDGSQAVRHDIRIGRQNPEYFEVLGGLEEGDRVITSSYETFGDNEVLNLQ, encoded by the coding sequence ATGCCGGATTATTCAGACAAGGACATTTCCAGCGCGGGGATGGACAAGAAAATTAACAAGAGCTACTGGACGCCCAAGCGTATCGCCATGATCGTGGGAGGGGTGGCCATCGTGGCGCTCTTTGTCTACAGCTTCGTCTTTATGGACGTGCGCTCCACGCTGAACGTCGACCGCGAAAAGCTTACCGTCAGCACCATCGAGCAGGGTACCTTCCAGGAATTTATCAGCCAGAACGGGACGGTGGAGCCCATCCGCACCACCTATATCGATGCGGCGGAGGGCGGCACGGTGGACCAGATCTACCTGCAGTCGGGCGCCATGGTGGAGGAGGGCGACACCATTCTGACTCTCAACAATCCCGAGCTGGAGCTGACGATCATGCAGCGGACCGGCGGCTACTACGAACAGCTCAACAGCCTGCGTGACCAGCGATACAATCTGGAGCGTCGCCTGCTCAACCTGCAGAGCCAGCTGGCCAACGCGCGCCATTCGCTTACCGAAACGCGCAACCAGTACGAGCGCGACAGCACCCTCTACCAGGAAGGTGCCATCCCGCAGGCTGAGTTCCGTCGCTCCCGGGACGACTACCGTCACCAGCAGGAAATTTTCCGCCTGGAGCAGCAGTCCACACGCAACGACTCCGTCAGCACCCAGAACCAGCTGGAGGATCTGCAGGAGGAGCAGCGGCGTGTGGAGAGTTACCTGGAGGCCACCCAGGACAACCTGGATAACCTCACTGTGACCGCCCCGGTGGACGGGCAGCTTACCATGAACGAATTCAACGCCGGACAGTCCATAAACCGTGGCACCCGCATTGGACAGGTGGACGTGCTGGACAGCTACAAGCTGCGCGTGAATATCGACGAGTACCATCTGCAGCGCATTACTACGGGACTTCGCGGGACCTGGGACTTCAATGGATCCACCTATGTGCTGGAGATTACCCGCATCTATCCCACCATCGAGAACGGGCAGTTCCAGGTGGAGATGCAGTTTGTCGACCAGGTGCCGGACGGCCTGCGCCGCGGGCTGACGGCGCGCATCCGCCTTGAATTGGGCGAGTCGGCCCAGGCCCTGCTGCTGCCCAAGGGCGGCTTCTTTCAGACCAGCGGCGGCAACTGGGTCTACCTGCTTAGCGACGACGGCAGCCAGGCCGTGCGCCACGATATTCGCATCGGCCGGCAGAATCCCGAATACTTCGAGGTGCTCGGAGGACTCGAGGAGGGCGACCGTGTGATCACCTCCAGCTACGAGACCTTCGGCGACAACGAGGTGCTGAACCTGCAATAA